A genomic window from Sphingomonas oryzagri includes:
- a CDS encoding DUF721 domain-containing protein: protein MTERTSPKSGASKARKKPAEPTRQNRARALSEIVPEIGGAAFRRFGFVQSAIISRWPEIVGQRFAGVSAPESIRFPAGKKSDGVLTLTVEGAHAPMMQHVAPTLIERVNLFFGYPAVARVQIRQAAAQPRPKPAPKPAPPSLKPVALGDSLRAVGDPELRAVLESLAAGLSFTTNVPRLPEPHE, encoded by the coding sequence ATGACGGAACGGACTTCTCCAAAATCGGGTGCGAGCAAGGCGAGGAAGAAGCCCGCCGAGCCGACGCGCCAGAACCGCGCGCGCGCCCTGTCCGAGATCGTGCCCGAGATCGGCGGGGCCGCCTTCCGCCGCTTCGGCTTCGTCCAGTCCGCGATCATCAGCCGCTGGCCGGAGATCGTCGGCCAGCGCTTCGCCGGCGTTTCCGCCCCCGAATCGATCCGCTTCCCGGCGGGCAAGAAGTCCGACGGGGTGCTGACGCTGACCGTCGAGGGCGCCCACGCGCCGATGATGCAGCACGTCGCGCCGACCCTGATCGAGCGGGTCAATTTGTTCTTCGGTTATCCGGCGGTGGCGCGCGTGCAGATCCGGCAGGCCGCCGCCCAGCCCCGGCCGAAACCGGCGCCCAAGCCCGCGCCGCCCTCTCTCAAGCCCGTCGCGCTCGGCGATTCGCTGCGCGCGGTGGGCGATCCGGAGCTGCGGGCGGTGCTCGAATCGCTCGCCGCCGGTCTGTCCTTCACCACCAATGTGCCGCGCCTGCCGGAGCCACACGAATGA
- a CDS encoding extensin-like domain-containing protein — protein sequence MRRIGLSGVLAGLVLASCVPPGKPARPPATTYRPPTPRPAYDAAARRQCLAQLTADGARYSVLPDRDFGNGCSAIGTVQLDDIGMPVSNLGAMTCPLADAFTRWTRDATQKAAQAWLDSPVVKIESFGTYSCRPVNGVAGARLSEHGLSNAVDISGFVLANGRRITVLADWNGPDEYARNFLRAVHDAGCRRFSVVLGPDANALHRNHLHFDMGRGPYCK from the coding sequence GTGCGTCGGATCGGTCTTTCTGGAGTGCTGGCGGGGCTGGTCCTGGCTTCGTGCGTCCCCCCCGGAAAGCCCGCGCGTCCTCCCGCGACCACCTATCGCCCGCCGACCCCGCGTCCCGCCTATGACGCGGCGGCGCGGCGGCAGTGCCTCGCCCAGCTGACCGCCGATGGCGCGCGCTATTCGGTGCTGCCGGATCGGGATTTCGGCAACGGCTGCTCGGCGATCGGCACGGTCCAGCTCGACGACATCGGCATGCCGGTTTCCAACCTCGGCGCGATGACCTGCCCGCTCGCCGACGCCTTCACCCGCTGGACGCGCGACGCGACGCAGAAGGCGGCGCAGGCCTGGCTCGATTCCCCGGTGGTGAAGATCGAGAGTTTCGGCACCTACAGCTGCCGGCCGGTCAACGGCGTAGCGGGCGCACGTCTGTCCGAACATGGTCTGTCCAACGCGGTCGACATATCGGGCTTCGTGCTGGCGAACGGGCGGCGGATCACCGTGCTGGCCGACTGGAACGGGCCGGACGAATATGCCCGCAACTTCCTGCGCGCGGTGCACGATGCCGGCTGCCGGCGGTTCAGCGTGGTGCTCGGCCCGGATGCCAACGCGCTCCACCGCAACCACCTGCATTTCGACATGGGGCGGGGGCCGTATTGCAAATAG
- a CDS encoding phosphoserine transaminase → MTDTMRADATNVAATRPTEPKPARPFFSSGPCAKPPGWDAAALPHASLGRSHRSKIGKSRLAYAIELTRKILQVPDTHRIGIVPGSDTGAVEMAMWTLLGARPVTTVAWESFGEGWVTDAAKQLKLDPTVIKAPYGELPDLAAIDQNSDVVFTWNGTTSGVRVPNGDWIKDDREGLLICDATSAVFAQDVPIAKLDVVTFSWQKVLGGEGAHGVIILSPRAVERLETHTPSWPIPKVFRLTAKGKLSEGVFKGETINTPSMLCVEDYIHSLEWAQNLGGLSGLIQRADANAAALDAIVAERDWLDHLATDPASRSNTSVCLKFNGLDEEQAAAIEKKMVSILEAEDAAYDLGSYRDAPAGLRIWCGATVETADIQALGPWLDFAFASAKA, encoded by the coding sequence ATGACTGATACGATGCGTGCCGACGCCACAAATGTGGCTGCTACCCGTCCGACCGAGCCCAAGCCGGCTCGCCCCTTCTTCAGCTCCGGCCCCTGCGCCAAGCCGCCGGGCTGGGATGCCGCCGCGCTGCCGCACGCCTCGCTCGGCCGCTCGCATCGCTCCAAGATCGGCAAGAGCCGCCTCGCTTACGCGATCGAGCTGACCCGCAAGATCCTGCAGGTGCCGGACACGCACCGCATCGGCATCGTCCCCGGTTCGGATACCGGCGCGGTCGAGATGGCGATGTGGACCCTGCTCGGCGCCCGCCCCGTCACCACCGTCGCGTGGGAAAGCTTCGGCGAAGGCTGGGTGACGGATGCCGCCAAGCAACTCAAGCTCGACCCGACCGTCATCAAGGCGCCCTATGGCGAACTGCCCGATCTGGCCGCGATCGATCAAAACAGCGACGTCGTCTTCACTTGGAACGGCACCACGTCAGGCGTGCGCGTGCCGAACGGCGACTGGATCAAGGACGATCGTGAAGGCCTGCTGATCTGCGACGCCACCTCGGCGGTGTTCGCGCAGGACGTGCCGATCGCGAAGCTCGATGTCGTCACCTTCTCCTGGCAGAAGGTGCTGGGCGGCGAAGGCGCGCATGGCGTGATCATCCTCAGCCCCCGCGCGGTCGAGCGGCTCGAGACGCACACGCCGAGCTGGCCGATCCCCAAGGTCTTCCGCCTCACCGCCAAGGGCAAATTGTCCGAGGGCGTGTTCAAGGGCGAGACGATCAACACCCCGTCGATGCTCTGCGTCGAGGATTACATCCATTCGCTCGAATGGGCGCAGAACCTCGGCGGCCTCTCCGGCCTGATCCAGCGCGCCGACGCCAATGCCGCCGCGCTCGACGCGATCGTGGCGGAGCGGGACTGGCTCGATCATCTCGCGACCGATCCGGCTTCGCGCTCCAACACCTCGGTCTGCCTGAAATTCAACGGACTGGACGAGGAACAGGCCGCCGCGATCGAGAAGAAGATGGTCTCCATCCTCGAGGCCGAGGATGCCGCCTATGATCTCGGATCGTATCGCGACGCCCCCGCCGGCCTGCGCATCTGGTGCGGCGCCACCGTCGAGACCGCCGACATCCAGGCGCTCGGCCCCTGGCTCGACTTCGCCTTCGCCAGCGCGAAGGCCTGA
- a CDS encoding c-type cytochrome, which produces MVERNEDPHFEDGHRVSGGVKDRTNTIVGWVLFAGICALGFSVVSGEYFHSERPEKMGYTVEGVEEEASPDGAVAEKPAAFYLASADAQKGAEVFKKCGACHSDQKGGPNQIGPQLWGVVGRPVGSEAGFAYSDAIKAKSGPWTFDELFAWLKSPKAYAPGTKMTFAGLSKPEDRANVIAYLNSQSDSPQKLPTAPAEAPAAAAGTDAAAKPGDNSKGEGAAKQPVVTEGQAAANPKGSVGGDAAPSVTGNEAQTKK; this is translated from the coding sequence ATGGTGGAGCGGAACGAGGATCCCCATTTCGAGGATGGGCACCGGGTATCCGGTGGCGTAAAGGACCGCACCAACACGATCGTGGGCTGGGTTCTGTTCGCCGGCATCTGCGCGCTCGGCTTCTCCGTGGTGAGCGGCGAATATTTCCATTCCGAGCGGCCCGAGAAGATGGGCTATACCGTGGAAGGCGTCGAGGAAGAGGCATCGCCCGACGGCGCCGTCGCGGAGAAGCCGGCCGCTTTCTACCTTGCCTCGGCCGACGCGCAGAAGGGCGCCGAGGTCTTCAAGAAGTGCGGCGCCTGCCATTCGGACCAGAAGGGTGGCCCCAACCAGATCGGCCCGCAGCTGTGGGGCGTCGTCGGCCGTCCGGTCGGCAGCGAGGCGGGCTTCGCTTATTCTGATGCGATCAAGGCCAAGTCGGGTCCGTGGACCTTCGACGAGCTGTTCGCCTGGCTGAAGAGCCCGAAAGCCTATGCGCCGGGCACCAAGATGACCTTCGCCGGCCTCTCCAAGCCGGAAGACCGCGCCAACGTCATCGCCTATCTCAACTCGCAGAGCGACAGCCCGCAGAAGCTGCCGACCGCACCGGCCGAAGCGCCTGCTGCGGCCGCTGGCACCGACGCCGCCGCGAAGCCGGGCGACAACAGCAAGGGCGAAGGCGCCGCCAAGCAGCCGGTCGTCACCGAGGGTCAGGCTGCGGCCAATCCCAAGGGCAGTGTCGGCGGCGATGCCGCGCCGAGCGTGACGGGCAACGAGGCCCAGACCAAGAAGTAA
- a CDS encoding prephenate dehydratase, whose product MQTYPAPAAKLVDEMVAAAAADPQRAVAFQGAPGANSHIAVSEAFPDALPLPCFGFEDAIDAVRKGEADCALIPIENSLHGRVADMHFLLPESGLVITGEHFLPIRHCLLGSGRLADVKEAMSHPQALGQCRHWLRGRGIRAIPYADTAAAAAEVVAMGAPKDVAALAPKLASEIYGLPLIEEAIADEADNTTRFVALALGAPAELAPGPYMTTLMFAVKNVPAALFKAMGGFATNGVNMTKLESYQRGGAFQATEFYADIEGHPEDVPVARALEELAFHSRWVRLLGTYPRARARG is encoded by the coding sequence ATGCAGACCTATCCCGCCCCCGCCGCGAAGCTCGTCGACGAGATGGTGGCCGCCGCCGCCGCCGACCCGCAGCGCGCCGTCGCCTTCCAGGGCGCGCCCGGCGCCAACAGCCATATCGCGGTGAGCGAAGCGTTTCCGGATGCGCTGCCGCTGCCCTGCTTCGGCTTCGAGGATGCGATCGACGCGGTGCGCAAGGGCGAGGCCGACTGCGCGCTGATCCCGATCGAGAATTCGCTGCACGGTCGCGTGGCGGACATGCATTTCCTGCTGCCAGAGAGCGGCCTCGTCATCACCGGCGAGCATTTCCTGCCGATCCGCCACTGCCTGCTGGGATCGGGCCGCCTCGCCGACGTGAAGGAGGCGATGAGCCATCCGCAGGCGCTCGGCCAGTGCCGCCACTGGCTGCGCGGGCGCGGCATCCGCGCGATCCCCTATGCCGACACCGCCGCCGCCGCCGCCGAGGTGGTGGCGATGGGCGCGCCGAAGGACGTGGCTGCGCTGGCGCCGAAGCTCGCGTCCGAAATCTACGGCCTGCCGCTGATCGAGGAAGCGATCGCCGACGAGGCGGACAATACCACGCGCTTCGTGGCACTGGCGCTGGGCGCGCCGGCGGAACTCGCGCCGGGTCCGTACATGACGACGCTGATGTTCGCGGTGAAGAACGTGCCAGCCGCGCTATTCAAGGCGATGGGCGGCTTCGCGACCAACGGCGTCAACATGACCAAGCTGGAAAGCTACCAGCGCGGCGGTGCCTTCCAAGCGACGGAGTTCTACGCGGACATCGAGGGGCATCCCGAGGATGTGCCCGTCGCCCGCGCGCTGGAGGAACTCGCCTTCCACTCGCGCTGGGTGCGCTTGCTGGGAACCTATCCGAGGGCGCGGGCGCGGGGGTAG
- the nudC gene encoding NAD(+) diphosphatase: protein MNPGFTGSLLDRADDARHDEAMVRAMRSDPEALLLEMSGLHPVGAEQGALGWTPLRYTEVRTELALLGRLDGTPRFVALERGVSAFRRSPELFAAITAMSAEDAGTYATARSLVDWHSRHGFCANCGAETMVFRAGWGRSCPACGTDHFPRVDPVVIMLAQHGEGADAKVLVGRQPAFPPGRYSALAGFLEPGESIEEAVARELKEEAGVSVHSVRYLASQPWPFPSQLMIACVGMTDDDALSIDYTELEEAKWVSRDGIRAALAGEADAPFLPPPAYAIAHTLLSRWVAEA from the coding sequence ATGAATCCAGGCTTCACCGGCTCCCTGCTCGATCGCGCCGACGATGCGCGCCATGACGAGGCGATGGTCCGCGCCATGCGCTCCGACCCGGAGGCGCTGCTGCTGGAGATGAGCGGTCTGCACCCGGTCGGGGCCGAACAGGGCGCGCTCGGCTGGACGCCGCTGCGCTACACCGAGGTGCGCACCGAGCTGGCGCTGCTTGGTCGGCTCGACGGCACGCCCCGCTTCGTCGCGCTGGAGCGTGGCGTCTCCGCCTTCCGCCGCTCGCCCGAGCTGTTCGCGGCGATCACCGCCATGTCGGCCGAGGATGCCGGCACCTACGCGACCGCGCGCAGCCTGGTCGACTGGCACAGCCGCCACGGCTTCTGCGCGAATTGCGGCGCGGAGACGATGGTGTTTCGCGCCGGTTGGGGCCGATCCTGCCCGGCCTGCGGCACCGATCATTTCCCGCGCGTCGATCCGGTGGTGATCATGCTCGCCCAGCATGGCGAGGGCGCCGACGCGAAGGTGCTGGTCGGCCGCCAGCCGGCCTTCCCGCCGGGCCGCTATTCGGCGCTGGCCGGCTTCCTCGAGCCCGGCGAATCGATCGAGGAAGCGGTCGCCCGCGAATTGAAGGAGGAGGCCGGCGTCTCCGTCCATTCGGTGCGCTATCTCGCCTCGCAGCCCTGGCCCTTCCCCTCGCAGCTGATGATCGCCTGCGTGGGCATGACCGACGACGATGCGCTGAGCATCGATTACACCGAGCTGGAAGAGGCGAAATGGGTGTCGCGCGACGGCATCCGCGCGGCGCTGGCGGGCGAGGCGGATGCGCCCTTCCTGCCCCCCCCGGCCTATGCGATCGCGCACACGCTGCTGAGCCGCTGGGTGGCGGAAGCCTGA
- a CDS encoding thioredoxin domain-containing protein: MIRTVIALLALVSPLAAEAAAPRHLPTHNVQHPSAADWTKVVSLTPDGGIRMGNPNAKVKVVEYFSYTCPHCAAFATEGAGPLAQKYVRGGQVSYEIRVALRDAIDLTMALSARCVAPPRYFDTVGAIMGSQQDWFPKAIDYINANRDKLNSVDDTAAIHAMLANVGVEAMLAKQGVTPAALNACLASKPAEDILQKTTNDAWNVKHISGTPGFFINDAAQPDIHGWAQLEPAIQTAIKG; this comes from the coding sequence ATGATCCGTACCGTGATTGCGTTGCTTGCCCTCGTGTCCCCGCTCGCGGCCGAGGCCGCCGCGCCGCGCCACCTGCCCACCCACAACGTCCAGCACCCGTCCGCTGCCGACTGGACGAAGGTCGTGAGCCTCACGCCCGATGGCGGCATCCGCATGGGCAATCCGAACGCGAAGGTGAAGGTGGTGGAATATTTTTCCTACACCTGCCCGCATTGCGCCGCCTTCGCGACCGAGGGAGCCGGGCCGCTGGCGCAGAAATATGTGCGCGGGGGCCAGGTCAGCTACGAGATCCGTGTGGCGTTGCGCGACGCGATCGACCTCACCATGGCGCTGTCTGCACGCTGTGTCGCCCCGCCCCGTTATTTCGATACGGTCGGCGCGATCATGGGCTCGCAGCAGGACTGGTTTCCCAAGGCGATCGACTACATCAACGCCAACCGCGACAAGCTGAACAGCGTCGACGACACGGCCGCGATCCACGCGATGCTCGCCAATGTCGGCGTGGAGGCGATGCTCGCCAAGCAGGGGGTGACGCCCGCCGCGCTCAATGCGTGCCTCGCCAGCAAGCCGGCCGAGGACATCCTTCAGAAGACCACCAACGACGCCTGGAACGTGAAGCATATCAGCGGCACGCCGGGCTTCTTCATCAACGACGCCGCGCAGCCGGACATCCACGGCTGGGCGCAACTCGAACCCGCCATCCAGACGGCGATCAAGGGCTGA
- a CDS encoding helix-turn-helix domain-containing protein: MDRGVQQIVTPQGDVLVVMPLAHFERLSAAAGMFIFSDERDAEAVPAEVRVAIDEGESPLAAWRRYRAISQSALARESGVSRFTIMRIEAAGAGAGNRQSRKLLAAALDIPVSAI, translated from the coding sequence ATGGACCGGGGGGTTCAACAGATCGTCACGCCGCAGGGCGATGTGCTGGTGGTCATGCCGCTGGCGCATTTCGAGCGTCTGTCCGCCGCCGCCGGCATGTTCATTTTCTCGGACGAGCGCGATGCGGAGGCCGTTCCGGCCGAAGTTCGCGTGGCGATCGACGAAGGCGAAAGTCCGCTCGCCGCGTGGCGCCGTTACCGCGCCATCTCGCAGAGCGCGTTGGCCCGCGAATCGGGGGTGTCGCGCTTCACCATCATGCGGATCGAGGCGGCGGGCGCGGGGGCCGGCAATCGGCAGAGCCGCAAGCTGCTCGCTGCCGCGCTGGACATCCCCGTTTCCGCGATCTGA
- the mutY gene encoding A/G-specific adenine glycosylase, giving the protein MSVDMPVSQRLLDWYDDHARTLPWRTPPGAAERPDPYRVWLSEIMLQQTTVAAVGPYFARFVGRWPMVTDLAAADEAELMAAWAGLGYYARARNLIACAREVTRLGGFPSTEEGLRALPGIGAYTAAAVAAIAFGERAVVVDANVERVVSRLFAIAEPLPGSRPRIRALADTITPDARAGDFAQAMMDLGATVCTPRNPRCYACPLTSACAAYAEGNPETYPVKPAKKAKPRRRGIAYWLESESAVLLVRRPDKGMLGGMRALPGGDWGETPEAAPPIPACWRHVGTVEHVFTHFALSLDVMAAELPARPIEGEWWPIDLIEQAGLPTLYARAAALGRASSEMLAL; this is encoded by the coding sequence ATGTCCGTCGATATGCCCGTCTCGCAACGCCTGCTCGACTGGTACGATGACCATGCCCGCACCCTGCCGTGGCGCACGCCGCCGGGTGCTGCGGAGCGACCCGATCCCTATCGCGTGTGGCTGTCCGAGATCATGCTCCAGCAGACGACGGTGGCGGCCGTCGGCCCCTATTTCGCCAGGTTCGTGGGTCGCTGGCCGATGGTTACGGATCTCGCCGCCGCGGACGAGGCCGAACTGATGGCGGCATGGGCGGGGCTTGGCTATTATGCCCGCGCCCGCAACCTGATCGCCTGCGCCCGTGAAGTGACGCGGCTGGGTGGTTTCCCGTCCACCGAAGAGGGATTGCGCGCGCTGCCGGGCATCGGCGCCTACACCGCCGCCGCCGTCGCCGCGATCGCCTTCGGGGAACGCGCTGTGGTGGTCGACGCCAATGTCGAGCGCGTCGTCTCGCGGCTGTTCGCGATTGCCGAGCCGCTGCCGGGCAGCCGCCCGCGCATTCGGGCGCTTGCCGACACGATCACGCCGGACGCACGCGCCGGAGACTTCGCGCAGGCGATGATGGACCTCGGCGCCACCGTCTGCACGCCCCGCAACCCGCGCTGCTACGCCTGCCCGCTCACGTCCGCCTGCGCGGCCTATGCGGAGGGGAATCCCGAAACCTATCCGGTCAAGCCCGCGAAGAAGGCCAAGCCGCGCCGCAGGGGCATCGCCTACTGGCTCGAATCGGAGAGCGCAGTGCTGCTCGTCCGCCGGCCGGACAAGGGGATGCTCGGCGGGATGCGCGCGCTGCCCGGCGGCGACTGGGGCGAGACACCCGAAGCCGCCCCGCCCATACCCGCCTGCTGGCGCCATGTCGGCACGGTAGAACATGTCTTCACGCACTTCGCCCTATCGCTCGACGTGATGGCGGCCGAACTCCCCGCACGCCCGATCGAGGGCGAATGGTGGCCGATCGACTTGATCGAGCAGGCCGGCCTCCCCACCCTTTACGCCCGCGCCGCCGCGCTCGGCCGCGCCTCGTCGGAGATGCTCGCACTATGA
- a CDS encoding LOG family protein, with protein MTNDNRTPAGDKAGVPKRIFAPARTEAKTAREAVITPQTQDPSYRLAFQDDEFLLREDLRPVRFQLELLKTQLTLDEAKIGSTFVMYGSARIPAPDRVQLVLDAAKTPEQKAIAEKQAGLAKYYDEARKLARLSSGVGLDEDGKKQFVVCSGGGPSIMEAANRGAHDVGADTIGLNIVLPHEQAPNQYVTPHLSLRFHYFALRKMHFLLHARALAVFPGGFGTFDEFFELLTLVQTGKTRPLPILLYGREFWEAVVNWDALASYGVISPQDLELFRFVETAEEGWAIVKEWYGMDEGA; from the coding sequence ATGACCAACGACAATCGTACCCCGGCCGGCGACAAGGCCGGCGTTCCCAAGCGTATCTTCGCCCCCGCCCGCACCGAGGCGAAAACCGCCCGCGAGGCGGTGATCACCCCCCAGACGCAGGATCCGTCCTACCGGCTCGCCTTTCAGGACGACGAGTTCCTGCTGCGCGAGGATCTGCGCCCCGTCCGCTTCCAGCTCGAACTGCTCAAGACGCAGCTGACGCTGGACGAGGCCAAGATCGGCTCCACCTTCGTGATGTACGGCTCCGCGCGCATTCCCGCGCCGGATCGGGTGCAACTGGTACTCGATGCGGCGAAGACGCCCGAGCAGAAGGCGATCGCGGAGAAGCAGGCAGGCCTTGCGAAATATTATGACGAGGCGCGCAAGCTGGCGCGGCTGTCCAGCGGCGTGGGGCTGGACGAGGACGGCAAGAAGCAGTTCGTGGTGTGCTCGGGCGGCGGCCCGTCGATCATGGAGGCGGCCAATCGCGGCGCGCACGATGTCGGCGCGGATACGATCGGCCTCAACATCGTGCTGCCGCACGAGCAGGCGCCCAACCAGTATGTCACCCCGCACCTCTCCCTGCGCTTCCACTATTTCGCGCTTCGCAAGATGCACTTCCTGCTACATGCGCGCGCGCTGGCTGTGTTCCCCGGCGGCTTCGGCACGTTCGACGAATTCTTCGAGCTGCTGACGCTGGTGCAGACCGGCAAGACCCGGCCGCTGCCGATCCTGCTCTATGGGCGGGAATTCTGGGAGGCGGTGGTGAACTGGGATGCGCTGGCCAGCTACGGCGTGATCTCGCCGCAGGATCTGGAGCTGTTCCGCTTCGTCGAGACCGCCGAGGAAGGCTGGGCGATCGTCAAGGAATGGTACGGGATGGACGAGGGGGCGTAA
- the serA gene encoding phosphoglycerate dehydrogenase: protein MPKVLISDKMDPQAAKIFRERGVEVDEITGKTPDELKAIIGQYDGLAIRSSTKVTKDILEHATNLKVVGRAGIGVDNVDIPASSAKGVVVMNTPFGNSITTAEHAIALMFALARDLPEADKSTQAGKWEKNRFMGVEVTGKTLGLIGAGNIGSIVADRALGLRMKVVAYDPFLTDERAIELGVTKATLDELLARADFITLHTPLTEQTRNILSAENLAKTKKGVRIVNCARGGLIDEAALKEGLDSGHIAGAALDVFVTEPAKESPLFGTPNFISTPHLGASTTEAQVNVAIQVAEQMADFLVSGGVTNALNMPSLSAEEAPKLKPYMALAEKLGSLVGQLAHDALTGLAIEVEGAAAELNQKPITGAVLAGLMRVYSDTVNMVNAPGLAKERGLDVREVRHDREGDYHTLVRVTVDTKAGPKSVAGTLFGNASPRLTEIFGIKVEADLDGAMLYIVNEDAPGFIGRLGTTLGEAGVNIGTFHLGRRTAGGEAVLLLSVDTRVDEALLAKVQGLPGVKQVKALGF from the coding sequence ATGCCCAAGGTACTGATTTCCGACAAGATGGACCCGCAGGCCGCCAAGATCTTCCGCGAGCGCGGGGTCGAGGTGGACGAGATCACCGGCAAGACGCCCGACGAGCTGAAGGCGATCATCGGCCAGTATGACGGCCTCGCCATCCGCTCCTCCACCAAGGTGACGAAGGACATCCTCGAGCACGCCACCAACCTCAAGGTGGTCGGCCGCGCCGGCATCGGCGTCGACAATGTCGATATCCCGGCCTCCTCGGCCAAGGGCGTGGTCGTCATGAACACCCCCTTCGGCAACTCGATCACCACCGCCGAGCACGCCATCGCCCTCATGTTCGCGCTCGCCCGCGATCTGCCCGAGGCCGACAAGTCCACCCAGGCCGGCAAGTGGGAGAAGAACCGCTTCATGGGCGTCGAGGTGACGGGCAAGACGCTCGGCCTGATCGGGGCCGGCAATATCGGCTCGATCGTCGCCGACCGAGCGCTCGGCCTGCGCATGAAGGTGGTCGCCTACGATCCCTTCCTCACCGACGAGCGCGCGATCGAGCTCGGCGTCACCAAGGCGACGCTCGACGAGCTGCTGGCGCGTGCCGACTTCATCACGCTGCACACGCCGCTCACCGAGCAGACGCGCAACATCCTCTCGGCCGAGAATCTCGCCAAGACCAAGAAGGGCGTGCGCATCGTCAACTGCGCGCGCGGCGGGCTGATCGACGAGGCGGCGCTGAAGGAAGGGCTCGACAGCGGCCACATCGCCGGCGCCGCGCTCGACGTGTTCGTGACCGAGCCGGCCAAGGAGAGCCCGCTGTTCGGCACCCCGAACTTCATCTCCACCCCCCACCTCGGCGCGTCGACCACCGAGGCGCAGGTCAACGTCGCGATCCAGGTCGCCGAGCAGATGGCCGACTTCCTCGTCTCGGGCGGCGTCACCAACGCGCTCAACATGCCGAGCCTCTCGGCCGAGGAAGCGCCCAAGCTGAAGCCCTACATGGCGCTCGCCGAAAAGCTCGGCAGCCTCGTCGGCCAGCTCGCGCATGACGCGCTGACCGGCCTCGCCATCGAGGTGGAGGGCGCCGCCGCCGAGCTGAACCAGAAGCCGATCACCGGCGCGGTGCTGGCCGGGCTGATGCGCGTCTATTCGGACACGGTGAACATGGTCAACGCGCCGGGCCTCGCCAAGGAGCGCGGGCTGGACGTGCGCGAGGTGCGCCACGATCGAGAGGGCGACTATCACACGCTGGTGCGCGTGACGGTGGACACCAAGGCGGGGCCGAAGTCGGTCGCCGGCACGCTGTTCGGCAACGCCTCGCCCCGCCTCACCGAGATCTTCGGGATCAAGGTGGAGGCCGATCTGGACGGCGCGATGCTCTACATCGTCAACGAGGACGCGCCGGGCTTCATCGGCCGCCTCGGCACGACGCTGGGCGAGGCGGGCGTCAACATCGGCACCTTCCACCTCGGCCGCCGCACGGCGGGCGGCGAGGCGGTGCTGCTGCTCTCGGTGGATACCCGCGTGGACGAGGCGCTGCTCGCCAAGGTGCAGGGCTTGCCGGGCGTGAAGCAGGTCAAGGCGTTGGGGTTTTGA